Proteins co-encoded in one Accipiter gentilis chromosome 5, bAccGen1.1, whole genome shotgun sequence genomic window:
- the TTC36 gene encoding tetratricopeptide repeat protein 36, which yields MATANDRAVLQTIFNPSTPFGDIPGLDEEEEEAQEEGEAFAPELLEQVRDLELQGVSAAESGDVSTALERFSEAIRLLPERASGYNNRAQALRLRGDVAGALRDLDMAICLSRGCGHAACQSFVQRGLIHQLQARQEDARRDFERAARLGSAFARRQLVLLNPYAALCNQMLCEMLGRLRNPGGTGNE from the exons ATGGCCACGGCAAACGACAGGGCTGTCCTGCAGACCATCTTTAACCCCAGCACCCCTTTTGGGGATATCCCTGGGctggacgaggaggaggaggaggcccaGGAGGAAG GGGAAGCCTTTGCAccggagctgctggagcaggtccgGGACCTGGAGCTGCAGGGCGTCTCTGCCGCTGAGTCAGGAGACGTGAGCACGGCCCTGGAGCGGTTCAGCGAGGCCATACGCCTGCTGCCCGAGCGTGCCTCAGGCTACAACAACCGGGCCCAGGCCCTGCGGCTGCGGGgggatgtggcag GTGCCCTGCGGGACCTGGACATGGCCATTTGCCTGAGCCGGGGCTGTGGCCACGCTGCCTGCCAAAGCTTCGTGCAACGCGGCCTGATCCACCAGCTGCAAGCCCGCCAGGAAGATGCCCGGCGGGACTTCGAGCGAGCAGCACGACTGGGCAGCGCCTTTGCCCGGCGGCAGCTGGTGCTGCTGAACCCCTACGCGGCGCTTTGCAACCAGATGCTCTGCGAGATGCTGGGGCGGCTGCGCAACCCTGGCGGCACCGGGAACGAGTGA
- the TMEM25 gene encoding transmembrane protein 25 isoform X3 codes for MLPCRGPNAGMAPCACSTYLSLSAERSQRTMGRPRGWPGAALAYLLLLLGLPVLCSAGLGELGPTIDGQPLAVCTLLEEESHAFTCRAPRPAPGATLTWYLDGRKQEANCSAAGTASTFTLTARRTDRELNCSLTDPASGETYNASVLLDVQYKPEILRADARYQEVEGAGLLLVLFVLVQANPPASITWIDQDGQVMANASEFLLLGATRYQALANHSLRIHLSHTAGNFSISATNSVGITTTSLLTPGLLDARVELPLLGVTVGAALALGALLSLGSCAACLACRWPKTAPGEGRAEGISQLSRWSRCSSSEHPQPWGTRLPRQTRSLPPDLRLGDLAQQARDAPVDAETGARGEEGALPGPENFLVLSKLGFVQLPMSGRIYKVPSMSSDEIWL; via the exons atgCTGCCATGCCGGGGGCCCAACGCGGGGATGGCCCCATGTGCCTGCTCCACCTACCTCTCTCTTAGCGCTGAGCGCAGTCAGCGCACCATGGGGCGTCCCAGGGGGTGGCCGGGGGCTGCCCTTGcctacctgctgctgctgctcggcCTCCCGGTGCTCTGCTCAGCAG ggctgggggagctgggcccCACCATTGACGGGCAGCCGCTGGCAGTGTGCacgctgctggaggaggagagccatgcCTTCACCTGCCGGGCCCCCCGGCCAGCCCCCGGTGCCACGCTGACGTGGTACCTCGACGGCCGGAAGCAGGAGGCAAACTGCTCGGCTGCGGGCACTGCCAGCACCTTCACCCTCACCGCCCGGCGCACCGACCGTGAGCTCAACTGCTCCCTGACAGACCCGGCCTCCGGTGAGACCTACAACGCCTCCGTTCTCCTCGACGTGCAGT ATAAGCCGGAGATCCTGCGGGCAGATGCCCGCTACCAGGAGGTCGAGGGCGCTGGACTCCTTCTAGTACTCTTTGTGCTGGTGCAAGCCAACCCACCTGCCAGCATCACCTGGATTGACCAGGATGGGCAGGTGATGGCCAACGCCTCCGAGTTCCTCCTTTTGGGTGCCACGCGCTACCAGGCGCTGGCCAACCACTCGCTTCGCATCCACCTCAGCCACACAGCTGGCAACTTTTCCATCAGCGCTACGAACAGTGTCGGCAtcaccaccacctccctcctAACCCCAG GTCTGCTGGATGCCCGTGTGGAGCTGCCCCTCCTGGGCGTCACTGTTGGAGCGGCCCTGGCCCTGGGTGCCCTGCTTAGCCTGGGCTCCTGTGCCGCCTGCCTAGCATGCCGCTGGCCCAAGACAGCGCCAGGTGAGGGGCGAGCAGAAGGGATCAGCCAGCTCAGCCGGTGGTCCCGTTGCAGCAGCTCTgagcacccacagccctggggcACGCGCTTGCCCCGCCAGACCCGGTCCCTGCCACCCGACCTGCGCCTCGGTGACCTCGCGCAGCAGGCCAGAG ATGCCCCTGTGGATGCGGAAACCGGTGCCAGGGGAGAGGAGGGTGCGCTGCCGGGGCCAGAGAACTTCCTGGTCCTCAGCAAGCTCG GTTTTGTCCAGCTCCCGATGTCTGGGCGCATCTACAAAGTGCCCAGCATGAGCAGCGACGAGATCTGGCTGTGA
- the TMEM25 gene encoding transmembrane protein 25 isoform X1, with translation MLPCRGPNAGMAPCACSTYLSLSAERSQRTMGRPRGWPGAALAYLLLLLGLPVLCSAGLGELGPTIDGQPLAVCTLLEEESHAFTCRAPRPAPGATLTWYLDGRKQEANCSAAGTASTFTLTARRTDRELNCSLTDPASGETYNASVLLDVQCKVRSASPAPAGGVGRVHGGLLPSQSGTMTCIYHSCRGAASHQSCTNMAEEHSWLCCPHPRCPLPIPPAHLTACVCCPDKPEILRADARYQEVEGAGLLLVLFVLVQANPPASITWIDQDGQVMANASEFLLLGATRYQALANHSLRIHLSHTAGNFSISATNSVGITTTSLLTPGLLDARVELPLLGVTVGAALALGALLSLGSCAACLACRWPKTAPGEGRAEGISQLSRWSRCSSSEHPQPWGTRLPRQTRSLPPDLRLGDLAQQARDAPVDAETGARGEEGALPGPENFLVLSKLGFVQLPMSGRIYKVPSMSSDEIWL, from the exons atgCTGCCATGCCGGGGGCCCAACGCGGGGATGGCCCCATGTGCCTGCTCCACCTACCTCTCTCTTAGCGCTGAGCGCAGTCAGCGCACCATGGGGCGTCCCAGGGGGTGGCCGGGGGCTGCCCTTGcctacctgctgctgctgctcggcCTCCCGGTGCTCTGCTCAGCAG ggctgggggagctgggcccCACCATTGACGGGCAGCCGCTGGCAGTGTGCacgctgctggaggaggagagccatgcCTTCACCTGCCGGGCCCCCCGGCCAGCCCCCGGTGCCACGCTGACGTGGTACCTCGACGGCCGGAAGCAGGAGGCAAACTGCTCGGCTGCGGGCACTGCCAGCACCTTCACCCTCACCGCCCGGCGCACCGACCGTGAGCTCAACTGCTCCCTGACAGACCCGGCCTCCGGTGAGACCTACAACGCCTCCGTTCTCCTCGACGTGCAGTGTAAGGTCCGCAGcgccagccctgctccagctggaGGTGTGGGGAGGGTGCATGGGGGGTTGCTGCCCAGCCAGAGCGGTACCATGACCTGCATCTATCACAGCTGTCGTGGGGCAGCATCTCATCAGTCCTGCACAAACATGGCTGAGGAGcactcctggctgtgctgcccccacccccgctgccccctccccatccctcctgcccatctCACTGCCTGTGTTTGTTGCCCAGATAAGCCGGAGATCCTGCGGGCAGATGCCCGCTACCAGGAGGTCGAGGGCGCTGGACTCCTTCTAGTACTCTTTGTGCTGGTGCAAGCCAACCCACCTGCCAGCATCACCTGGATTGACCAGGATGGGCAGGTGATGGCCAACGCCTCCGAGTTCCTCCTTTTGGGTGCCACGCGCTACCAGGCGCTGGCCAACCACTCGCTTCGCATCCACCTCAGCCACACAGCTGGCAACTTTTCCATCAGCGCTACGAACAGTGTCGGCAtcaccaccacctccctcctAACCCCAG GTCTGCTGGATGCCCGTGTGGAGCTGCCCCTCCTGGGCGTCACTGTTGGAGCGGCCCTGGCCCTGGGTGCCCTGCTTAGCCTGGGCTCCTGTGCCGCCTGCCTAGCATGCCGCTGGCCCAAGACAGCGCCAGGTGAGGGGCGAGCAGAAGGGATCAGCCAGCTCAGCCGGTGGTCCCGTTGCAGCAGCTCTgagcacccacagccctggggcACGCGCTTGCCCCGCCAGACCCGGTCCCTGCCACCCGACCTGCGCCTCGGTGACCTCGCGCAGCAGGCCAGAG ATGCCCCTGTGGATGCGGAAACCGGTGCCAGGGGAGAGGAGGGTGCGCTGCCGGGGCCAGAGAACTTCCTGGTCCTCAGCAAGCTCG GTTTTGTCCAGCTCCCGATGTCTGGGCGCATCTACAAAGTGCCCAGCATGAGCAGCGACGAGATCTGGCTGTGA
- the TMEM25 gene encoding transmembrane protein 25 isoform X2 — protein sequence MLPCRGPNAGMAPCACSTYLSLSAERSQRTMGRPRGWPGAALAYLLLLLGLPVLCSAGLGELGPTIDGQPLAVCTLLEEESHAFTCRAPRPAPGATLTWYLDGRKQEANCSAAGTASTFTLTARRTDRELNCSLTDPASGETYNASVLLDVQYKPEILRADARYQEVEGAGLLLVLFVLVQANPPASITWIDQDGQVMANASEFLLLGATRYQALANHSLRIHLSHTAGNFSISATNSVGITTTSLLTPGLLDARVELPLLGVTVGAALALGALLSLGSCAACLACRWPKTAPGEGRAEGISQLSRWSRCSSSEHPQPWGTRLPRQTRSLPPDLRLGDLAQQARGKTPRCRCRGPCEATGPAQARAKRPISHPFTSLQMPLWMRKPVPGERRVRCRGQRTSWSSASSVLSSSRCLGASTKCPA from the exons atgCTGCCATGCCGGGGGCCCAACGCGGGGATGGCCCCATGTGCCTGCTCCACCTACCTCTCTCTTAGCGCTGAGCGCAGTCAGCGCACCATGGGGCGTCCCAGGGGGTGGCCGGGGGCTGCCCTTGcctacctgctgctgctgctcggcCTCCCGGTGCTCTGCTCAGCAG ggctgggggagctgggcccCACCATTGACGGGCAGCCGCTGGCAGTGTGCacgctgctggaggaggagagccatgcCTTCACCTGCCGGGCCCCCCGGCCAGCCCCCGGTGCCACGCTGACGTGGTACCTCGACGGCCGGAAGCAGGAGGCAAACTGCTCGGCTGCGGGCACTGCCAGCACCTTCACCCTCACCGCCCGGCGCACCGACCGTGAGCTCAACTGCTCCCTGACAGACCCGGCCTCCGGTGAGACCTACAACGCCTCCGTTCTCCTCGACGTGCAGT ATAAGCCGGAGATCCTGCGGGCAGATGCCCGCTACCAGGAGGTCGAGGGCGCTGGACTCCTTCTAGTACTCTTTGTGCTGGTGCAAGCCAACCCACCTGCCAGCATCACCTGGATTGACCAGGATGGGCAGGTGATGGCCAACGCCTCCGAGTTCCTCCTTTTGGGTGCCACGCGCTACCAGGCGCTGGCCAACCACTCGCTTCGCATCCACCTCAGCCACACAGCTGGCAACTTTTCCATCAGCGCTACGAACAGTGTCGGCAtcaccaccacctccctcctAACCCCAG GTCTGCTGGATGCCCGTGTGGAGCTGCCCCTCCTGGGCGTCACTGTTGGAGCGGCCCTGGCCCTGGGTGCCCTGCTTAGCCTGGGCTCCTGTGCCGCCTGCCTAGCATGCCGCTGGCCCAAGACAGCGCCAGGTGAGGGGCGAGCAGAAGGGATCAGCCAGCTCAGCCGGTGGTCCCGTTGCAGCAGCTCTgagcacccacagccctggggcACGCGCTTGCCCCGCCAGACCCGGTCCCTGCCACCCGACCTGCGCCTCGGTGACCTCGCGCAGCAGGCCAGAGGTAAGACCCCAAGGTGCCGGTGCAGAGGGCCATGTGAGGCCACAGGCCCTGCCCAGGCAAGGGCTAAACGTCCCATTTCTCACCCCTTTACTTCCCTGCAGATGCCCCTGTGGATGCGGAAACCGGTGCCAGGGGAGAGGAGGGTGCGCTGCCGGGGCCAGAGAACTTCCTGGTCCTCAGCAAGCTCG GTTTTGTCCAGCTCCCGATGTCTGGGCGCATCTACAAAGTGCCCAGCATGA
- the IFT46 gene encoding intraflagellar transport protein 46 homolog isoform X2, whose product MATAAGRWRGGMAERRALETRPVENQPYDESLDLPEAEEAGGAAGRPAAARSPRAGGAGRPRGSRRPGLPGAGGGAADRSSDEEGSGGKEEAAARSAPAAALSEEEDDSEEEDSSETDSEDDSEEHGAALEGDFNLADYDYLPVSSEIKELFEYIKRYTPKTIEIEHKLQPFIPDFIPAVGDIDAFLKVPRPDGKPDNLGLLVLDEPSTKQSDPTVLSLWLTENSKQHNITQIKVKSLENAEKNPKAIDSWIESISELHRCKPPATVHYTRPMPDIETLMQEWLPEFEELLGKVGLPTAEMNCDLAEYVDMICAILDIPVYKSRIQPLHVLFSLYSEFKNSQHFKALADGKKGRSPPSNLPSQAADAEVLSFT is encoded by the exons ATGGCGACggcggcggggcggtggcggggcggcATGGCGGAGCGGCGGGCGCTGGAG ACCCGCCCGGTCGAGAACCAGCCGTACGACGAGAGCCTGGACCTGCCGGAGGCCGAGGAGGCGGGAGGCGCGGCGGGGAGGCCGGCCGCGGCCCGCTCgccgcgggcggggggcgcgggccgCCCCCGGGGTTCCcgccggccggggctgcccggggcagGGGGCGGCGCGGCCGATCGCAGCAGCGACGAGGAGGGCAGCGGCGGCAAG gaggaggcggcggcccgCTCGGCCCCTGCCGCCGCCCTCAGCGAGGAGGAGGACGACTCGGAGGAGGAGGATTCCTCCGAGACCGACTCGGAGGACGACTCCGAGGAGCACGGGGCTGCGCTGGAGGG tgACTTCAATCTAGCGGATTATGACTACCTGCCAGTGTCTTCTGAAATCAAAGAACTCTTTGAGTACATCAAGAG GTACACTCCCAAAACAATAGAGATAGAGCACAAACTGCAGCCTTTTATTCCAGACTTTATTCCCGCAGTTGGAGACATTGACGCGTTCCTAAAG GTTCCTCGTCCTGATGGCAAACCTGATAACCTTGGCCTGCTGGTCCTGGATGAGCCATCGACCAAGCAGTCGGATCCCACTGTGCTCTCCCTTTGGCTGACGGAGAACTCCAAGCAGCACAACATCACT CAAATAAAAGTGAAGAGTTTGGAGAACGCAGAGAAGAACCCCAAAGCCATCGACAGCTGGATTGAAAGTATCAGTGAACTGCACCGTTGCAAACCTCCTGCCACAGTCCATTACACCAG GCCAATGCCTGACATCGAGACCCTGATGCAGGAATGGTTGCCGGAATTTGAGGAGCTCTTGGGAAAG GTGGGCCTCCCAACTGCAGAGATGAACTGTGACCTGGCTGAATACGTCGACATGATATGTG CCATTCTGGACATCCCTGTGTACAAGAGTCGGATCCAGCCTCTGCATGTCCTCTTCTCCCTCTACTCGGAGTTCAAGAACTCGCAG CATTTCAAGGCCCTGGCTGATGGGAAGAAGGGCAGGAGCCCACCATCCAACCTGCCTTCACAAGCAGCAGACGCAGAAGTGTTAAGCTTTACTTGA
- the IFT46 gene encoding intraflagellar transport protein 46 homolog isoform X1 gives MATAAGRWRGGMAERRALETRPVENQPYDESLDLPEAEEAGGAAGRPAAARSPRAGGAGRPRGSRRPGLPGAGGGAADRSSDEEGSGGKEEAAARSAPAAALSEEEDDSEEEDSSETDSEDDSEEHGAALEGDFNLADYDYLPVSSEIKELFEYIKRYTPKTIEIEHKLQPFIPDFIPAVGDIDAFLKVPRPDGKPDNLGLLVLDEPSTKQSDPTVLSLWLTENSKQHNITQQIKVKSLENAEKNPKAIDSWIESISELHRCKPPATVHYTRPMPDIETLMQEWLPEFEELLGKVGLPTAEMNCDLAEYVDMICAILDIPVYKSRIQPLHVLFSLYSEFKNSQHFKALADGKKGRSPPSNLPSQAADAEVLSFT, from the exons ATGGCGACggcggcggggcggtggcggggcggcATGGCGGAGCGGCGGGCGCTGGAG ACCCGCCCGGTCGAGAACCAGCCGTACGACGAGAGCCTGGACCTGCCGGAGGCCGAGGAGGCGGGAGGCGCGGCGGGGAGGCCGGCCGCGGCCCGCTCgccgcgggcggggggcgcgggccgCCCCCGGGGTTCCcgccggccggggctgcccggggcagGGGGCGGCGCGGCCGATCGCAGCAGCGACGAGGAGGGCAGCGGCGGCAAG gaggaggcggcggcccgCTCGGCCCCTGCCGCCGCCCTCAGCGAGGAGGAGGACGACTCGGAGGAGGAGGATTCCTCCGAGACCGACTCGGAGGACGACTCCGAGGAGCACGGGGCTGCGCTGGAGGG tgACTTCAATCTAGCGGATTATGACTACCTGCCAGTGTCTTCTGAAATCAAAGAACTCTTTGAGTACATCAAGAG GTACACTCCCAAAACAATAGAGATAGAGCACAAACTGCAGCCTTTTATTCCAGACTTTATTCCCGCAGTTGGAGACATTGACGCGTTCCTAAAG GTTCCTCGTCCTGATGGCAAACCTGATAACCTTGGCCTGCTGGTCCTGGATGAGCCATCGACCAAGCAGTCGGATCCCACTGTGCTCTCCCTTTGGCTGACGGAGAACTCCAAGCAGCACAACATCACT CAGCAAATAAAAGTGAAGAGTTTGGAGAACGCAGAGAAGAACCCCAAAGCCATCGACAGCTGGATTGAAAGTATCAGTGAACTGCACCGTTGCAAACCTCCTGCCACAGTCCATTACACCAG GCCAATGCCTGACATCGAGACCCTGATGCAGGAATGGTTGCCGGAATTTGAGGAGCTCTTGGGAAAG GTGGGCCTCCCAACTGCAGAGATGAACTGTGACCTGGCTGAATACGTCGACATGATATGTG CCATTCTGGACATCCCTGTGTACAAGAGTCGGATCCAGCCTCTGCATGTCCTCTTCTCCCTCTACTCGGAGTTCAAGAACTCGCAG CATTTCAAGGCCCTGGCTGATGGGAAGAAGGGCAGGAGCCCACCATCCAACCTGCCTTCACAAGCAGCAGACGCAGAAGTGTTAAGCTTTACTTGA
- the ARCN1 gene encoding coatomer subunit delta isoform X1 has translation MVLLAAAVCTKAGKAIVSRQFVEMTRTRIEGLLAAFPKLMNTGKQHTFVETESVRYVYQPMEKLYMVLITTKNSNILEDLETLRLFSRVIPEYCRALEENEISEHCFDLIFAFDEIVALGYRENVNLAQIRTFTEMDSHEEKVFRAVRETQEREAKAEMRRKAKELQQARRDAERQGKKAPGFGGFGSSAVSGGTTAAMITETIIETEKPKVAPAPARPSGPSKALKLGAKGKEVDNFVDKLKSEGENIMTSVGKRSTEAAKVLAPPVNMESVHMKIEEKISLTCGRDGGLQNMELHGMIMLHISDEKFARIRLHVENEDKRGVQLQTHPNVDKKLFTAESQIGLKNPEKSFPINSDVGVLKWRLQTTEESFIPLTINCWPSESGNSCDVNIEYELQEESLELNDVIITIPLPSGVGAPVIGEIDGEYRHDSRRNLLEWCLPVIDAKNKSGSLEFSIAGQPNDFFPVQVSFVSKKNYCNIQVTKVTQVDGNSPVRFSTETTFLVDKYEIL, from the exons atg GTGCTGTTGGCAGCAGCCGTCTGCACAAAGGCGGGGAAGGCCATCGTCTCCCGGCAGTTCGTAGAGATGACTCGGACCCGCATcgaggggctgctggcagctttcCCGAAGCTGATGAACACGGGGAAGCAGCACACTTTTGTGGAAACAGAGAGCGTGCGGTATGTCTATCAGCCGATGGAGAAGCTCTACATGGTGCTGATCACCACCAAGAACAGCAACATCCTGGAAGACCTAGAAACACTCCGACTCTTCTCTAGAGTG ATCCCTGAATATTGTCGAGCTCTGGAGGAGAACGAGATCTCCGAACACTGCTTCGACCTGATTTTTGCCTTTGATGAAATTGTTGCCCTGGGCTACCGTGAGAATGTAAACCTGGCACAAATTCGGACCTTCACTGAGATGGACTCGCATGAAGAAAAGGTGTTCCGAGCTGTCCGAGAG ACTCAGGAACGTGAAGCGAAAGCTGAGATGCGCCGTAAAGCGAAGGAATTGCAGCAGGCCAGGAGGGACGCGGAGAGACAGGGCAAAAAGGCGCCAGGTTTCGGTGGCTTTGGTAGCTCAGCTGTGTCTGGAGGCACGACGGCAGCAATGATCACAGAGACCATCATTGAGACAGAGAAGCCCAAAGTGGCACCAGCACCTGCCAG GCCTTCAGGTCCCAGCAAAGCCTTGAAACTTGGCGCTAAGGGGAAGGAGGTGGACAACTTTGTGGACAAGCTGAAATCAGAAGGAGAAAATATCATGACTTCGGTAGGCAAGCGCTCTACAGAAGCAGCCAAAGTTCTTGCTCCTCCTGTTAACATGGAGAG CGTGCACATGAAAATAGAGGAGAAAATTTCCTTGACTTGTGGCCGTGACGGAGGGTTGCAGAACATGGAGCTGCATGGCATGATCATGCTGCACATTTCCGATGAAAAGTTTGCACGGATTCGCCTGCACGTAGAAAATGAAGACAAGAGGGGAGTGCAGCTACAG ACTCATCCAAATGTGGACAAGAAGCTCTTCACCGCAGAATCGCAGATTGGTTTGAAGAACCCAGAGAAGTCATTCCCTATTAACAGTGATGTGGGTGTGCTGAAGTGGAGGTTGCAGACCACGGAAGAGTCCTTCATTCCATTGACAA TTAACTGCTGGCCATCAGAAAGTGGGAACAGTTGCGATGTTAACATTGAATATGAGTTGCAAGAGGAGAGCCTAGAGCTGAATGATGTGATCATCACCATCCCCTTGCC GTCTGGTGTCGGCGCCCCAGTGATTGGGGAGATTGATGGTGAGTATCGCCACGACAGCCGGAGGAATCTCCTCGAGTGGTGCCTGCCAGTGATAGATGCCAAAAACAAGAGTGGCAGCCTGGAGTTCAGCATAGCAGGGCAGCCAAACGACTTCTTCCCAGTGCAAGTCTCCTTCGTCTCCAAAAAGAACTATTGCAACATACAG GTTACCAAAGTGACCCAGGTAGACGGGAACAGCCCTGTAAGGTTTTCTACTGAAACCACCTTCCTGGTGGATAAATATGAAATCCTGTAA
- the ARCN1 gene encoding coatomer subunit delta isoform X2, protein MTRTRIEGLLAAFPKLMNTGKQHTFVETESVRYVYQPMEKLYMVLITTKNSNILEDLETLRLFSRVIPEYCRALEENEISEHCFDLIFAFDEIVALGYRENVNLAQIRTFTEMDSHEEKVFRAVRETQEREAKAEMRRKAKELQQARRDAERQGKKAPGFGGFGSSAVSGGTTAAMITETIIETEKPKVAPAPARPSGPSKALKLGAKGKEVDNFVDKLKSEGENIMTSVGKRSTEAAKVLAPPVNMESVHMKIEEKISLTCGRDGGLQNMELHGMIMLHISDEKFARIRLHVENEDKRGVQLQTHPNVDKKLFTAESQIGLKNPEKSFPINSDVGVLKWRLQTTEESFIPLTINCWPSESGNSCDVNIEYELQEESLELNDVIITIPLPSGVGAPVIGEIDGEYRHDSRRNLLEWCLPVIDAKNKSGSLEFSIAGQPNDFFPVQVSFVSKKNYCNIQVTKVTQVDGNSPVRFSTETTFLVDKYEIL, encoded by the exons ATGACTCGGACCCGCATcgaggggctgctggcagctttcCCGAAGCTGATGAACACGGGGAAGCAGCACACTTTTGTGGAAACAGAGAGCGTGCGGTATGTCTATCAGCCGATGGAGAAGCTCTACATGGTGCTGATCACCACCAAGAACAGCAACATCCTGGAAGACCTAGAAACACTCCGACTCTTCTCTAGAGTG ATCCCTGAATATTGTCGAGCTCTGGAGGAGAACGAGATCTCCGAACACTGCTTCGACCTGATTTTTGCCTTTGATGAAATTGTTGCCCTGGGCTACCGTGAGAATGTAAACCTGGCACAAATTCGGACCTTCACTGAGATGGACTCGCATGAAGAAAAGGTGTTCCGAGCTGTCCGAGAG ACTCAGGAACGTGAAGCGAAAGCTGAGATGCGCCGTAAAGCGAAGGAATTGCAGCAGGCCAGGAGGGACGCGGAGAGACAGGGCAAAAAGGCGCCAGGTTTCGGTGGCTTTGGTAGCTCAGCTGTGTCTGGAGGCACGACGGCAGCAATGATCACAGAGACCATCATTGAGACAGAGAAGCCCAAAGTGGCACCAGCACCTGCCAG GCCTTCAGGTCCCAGCAAAGCCTTGAAACTTGGCGCTAAGGGGAAGGAGGTGGACAACTTTGTGGACAAGCTGAAATCAGAAGGAGAAAATATCATGACTTCGGTAGGCAAGCGCTCTACAGAAGCAGCCAAAGTTCTTGCTCCTCCTGTTAACATGGAGAG CGTGCACATGAAAATAGAGGAGAAAATTTCCTTGACTTGTGGCCGTGACGGAGGGTTGCAGAACATGGAGCTGCATGGCATGATCATGCTGCACATTTCCGATGAAAAGTTTGCACGGATTCGCCTGCACGTAGAAAATGAAGACAAGAGGGGAGTGCAGCTACAG ACTCATCCAAATGTGGACAAGAAGCTCTTCACCGCAGAATCGCAGATTGGTTTGAAGAACCCAGAGAAGTCATTCCCTATTAACAGTGATGTGGGTGTGCTGAAGTGGAGGTTGCAGACCACGGAAGAGTCCTTCATTCCATTGACAA TTAACTGCTGGCCATCAGAAAGTGGGAACAGTTGCGATGTTAACATTGAATATGAGTTGCAAGAGGAGAGCCTAGAGCTGAATGATGTGATCATCACCATCCCCTTGCC GTCTGGTGTCGGCGCCCCAGTGATTGGGGAGATTGATGGTGAGTATCGCCACGACAGCCGGAGGAATCTCCTCGAGTGGTGCCTGCCAGTGATAGATGCCAAAAACAAGAGTGGCAGCCTGGAGTTCAGCATAGCAGGGCAGCCAAACGACTTCTTCCCAGTGCAAGTCTCCTTCGTCTCCAAAAAGAACTATTGCAACATACAG GTTACCAAAGTGACCCAGGTAGACGGGAACAGCCCTGTAAGGTTTTCTACTGAAACCACCTTCCTGGTGGATAAATATGAAATCCTGTAA